In one Sphingobacterium daejeonense genomic region, the following are encoded:
- a CDS encoding acetyltransferase, protein MLDKLAIIGYSGHAYVVLESALSDFAIIGYCDTKKMDHNPYGIEYLGNEADPDFAFNNDVKFILCIGNNNIRKKICSNLSHRFDFTNVIDRSALVSTSVIIGNGNFINKNVCVNAQARIGNHCILNTGSIVEHECEISDFVHIGPGAVLAGNVKVGECTFVGANSVIKQGVKVGKNVIIGAGSVVIRDVPDNYIIAGNPSKTIK, encoded by the coding sequence GTGTTAGATAAACTTGCCATCATCGGATATTCAGGTCATGCTTATGTGGTATTAGAGTCAGCATTAAGTGATTTTGCCATAATTGGATATTGTGATACTAAAAAAATGGATCATAATCCTTATGGAATCGAATATTTAGGGAATGAAGCAGATCCAGATTTTGCTTTTAATAACGATGTTAAATTTATCTTATGCATTGGAAATAATAATATACGTAAAAAAATCTGTTCGAATTTAAGTCATAGATTTGATTTTACAAATGTGATAGATAGAAGTGCATTAGTTAGTACAAGTGTAATTATTGGAAATGGTAATTTCATAAATAAAAACGTTTGTGTGAATGCTCAAGCTAGAATTGGCAATCATTGTATTCTTAACACGGGGAGTATTGTGGAGCATGAATGTGAAATTTCTGATTTTGTCCATATTGGGCCAGGAGCTGTTCTAGCAGGGAATGTAAAAGTTGGGGAATGTACTTTTGTTGGAGCAAATTCAGTTATAAAACAGGGTGTAAAAGTTGGGAAAAATGTAATTATTGGAGCTGGTTCGGTGGTTATCAGAGATGTTCCAGATAATTATATAATTGCTGGCAACCCATCCAAAACTATAAAATAA
- a CDS encoding N-acetylneuraminate synthase family protein: MSKIIIIAEAGVNHNGDLNNAFKLVDAAVDAGVDYIKFQTFKADKLVSKNAKKADYQIQNTKNNEDSQLSMLKKLELSHEDHDKLIAYCKERNINFFSTAFDLDSLEYLKEIGLELVKIPSGEITNLPYLRKAAKLFNKVILSTGMSTMEDISAAVQIFKNEGIENDQITILHCNTEYPTPMVDVN, encoded by the coding sequence ATGAGTAAGATAATAATTATTGCAGAAGCAGGCGTAAACCATAATGGTGACTTAAATAATGCATTTAAATTAGTAGATGCTGCAGTAGATGCTGGGGTTGATTATATAAAATTTCAAACTTTTAAAGCGGATAAATTAGTTTCTAAGAATGCTAAAAAAGCTGATTATCAGATTCAAAATACTAAAAATAATGAAGATTCTCAATTGAGCATGTTAAAGAAACTTGAATTGAGCCATGAGGATCATGATAAATTAATCGCTTATTGCAAAGAAAGAAATATTAATTTTTTCTCTACTGCATTTGATTTAGATTCTTTGGAGTATTTAAAAGAAATTGGTTTGGAATTGGTAAAGATTCCTTCAGGTGAAATAACAAATTTACCTTATTTACGAAAAGCAGCTAAGTTATTTAATAAAGTAATTCTTTCAACAGGAATGAGTACTATGGAAGATATTTCTGCAGCAGTTCAAATTTTCAAAAATGAAGGAATTGAAAATGATCAAATTACAATTCTTCATTGCAATACTGAATACCCTACGCCAATGGTAGATGTAAATTAA